From the genome of Primulina huaijiensis isolate GDHJ02 unplaced genomic scaffold, ASM1229523v2 scaffold16847, whole genome shotgun sequence, one region includes:
- the LOC140965928 gene encoding 5-amino-6-(5-phospho-D-ribitylamino)uracil phosphatase, chloroplastic-like isoform X6 — translation MENTLSFARSPLPPLSPTLFQPRLPATLRLLRLNRSNSEHGNSNMFARNVFGPNENGSLNGFSSLPKKNFMEEANTRALKLDAWEKLASEEGKEIPRDDSVQRVLHYAGADHVLRKVWESLVLLWGMAEADLDRLKLRLSELYCHKLVELSEPIEGLKEWLDAIATSRIPCAVVSSLDRKNMVEALERMGLKKFFQAIVSEEDGMDSIAHRFLSAAVKLDRKPSKCVVFEDDPRGITAAHNCTMMAVALIGAHPAYDLGQADLAVASFNELSVINLRRLFAHIGSTFMDLQKQVIDKAPSKRKLHIDTIF, via the exons ATGGAGAATACTCTGAGCTTTGCACGTTCCCCTCTCCCTCCTCTCTCTCCGACGCTGTTTCAACCTCGTTTACCAGCTACACTCAGATTACTG AGATTGAACCGCTCAAACTCAGAGCATGGAAATAGTAATATGTTTGCAAGAAACGTTTTTGGGCCGAATGAAAATGGGTCGCTCAATGGTTTTTCGAGCCTgcccaaaaaaaatttcatggaaGAG GCAAATACTAGAGCTTTGAAGTTGGATGCCTGGGAAAAACTTGCGTCTGAGGAAG GAAAGGAAATTCCTAGAGATGACAGTGTGCAAAGAGTTTTGCATTATGCAGGTGCTGATCATGTTCTGCGCAAGGTTTGGGAATCCCTG GTTTTGCTTTGGGGCATGGCTGAGGCTGATTTGGATAGACTGAAGTTGAGACTCTCGGAGTTGTACTGTCACAAGCTTGTGGAA CTCTCAGAACCAATAGAAGGGCTAAAAGAGTGGTTAGATGCTATAGCTACATCTCGCATTCCATGTGCTGTTGTATCAAGTCTTGATCGCAAAAACATGGTTGAGGCTCTAGAGCGAATGGGTTTGAAGAAGTTTTTTCAG GCCATTGTGTCCGAGGAAGATGGTATGGATTCCATTGCACATAGGTTCCTTTCTGCTGCTGTAAAG CTTGACCGAAAACCCTCCAAATGTGTTGTGTTTGAGGATGATCCCAGAGGAATAACTGCAGCTCACAATTGTACGATGATGGCTGTGGCTTTGATTGGTGCTCACCCAGC GTATGATCTGGGGCAGGCGGATTTGGCGGTTGCAAGCTTCAATGAGCTTTCTGTGATTAATCTACGGAGATTGTTTGCTCACATAGGGTCGACTTTCATGGATTTGCAGAAACAGGTGATAGACAAAGCTCCTTCGAAGAGAAAGCTTCATATTGACACCATCTTTTGA
- the LOC140965928 gene encoding 5-amino-6-(5-phospho-D-ribitylamino)uracil phosphatase, chloroplastic-like isoform X5 — MENTLSFARSPLPPLSPTLFQPRLPATLRLLRLNRSNSEHGNSNMFARNVFGPNENGSLNGFSSLPKKNFMEEVIGAEYGEGFETFRPEGPLKVDVANTRALKLDAWEKLASEEGKEIPRDDSVQRVLHYAGADHVLRKVLLWGMAEADLDRLKLRLSELYCHKLVELSEPIEGLKEWLDAIATSRIPCAVVSSLDRKNMVEALERMGLKKFFQAIVSEEDGMDSIAHRFLSAAVKLDRKPSKCVVFEDDPRGITAAHNCTMMAVALIGAHPAYDLGQADLAVASFNELSVINLRRLFAHIGSTFMDLQKQVIDKAPSKRKLHIDTIF; from the exons ATGGAGAATACTCTGAGCTTTGCACGTTCCCCTCTCCCTCCTCTCTCTCCGACGCTGTTTCAACCTCGTTTACCAGCTACACTCAGATTACTG AGATTGAACCGCTCAAACTCAGAGCATGGAAATAGTAATATGTTTGCAAGAAACGTTTTTGGGCCGAATGAAAATGGGTCGCTCAATGGTTTTTCGAGCCTgcccaaaaaaaatttcatggaaGAG GTCATTGGAGCTGAATATGGGGAAGGCTTTGAAACATTTAGACCTGAAGGGCCACTTAAAGTCGACGTG GCAAATACTAGAGCTTTGAAGTTGGATGCCTGGGAAAAACTTGCGTCTGAGGAAG GAAAGGAAATTCCTAGAGATGACAGTGTGCAAAGAGTTTTGCATTATGCAGGTGCTGATCATGTTCTGCGCAAG GTTTTGCTTTGGGGCATGGCTGAGGCTGATTTGGATAGACTGAAGTTGAGACTCTCGGAGTTGTACTGTCACAAGCTTGTGGAA CTCTCAGAACCAATAGAAGGGCTAAAAGAGTGGTTAGATGCTATAGCTACATCTCGCATTCCATGTGCTGTTGTATCAAGTCTTGATCGCAAAAACATGGTTGAGGCTCTAGAGCGAATGGGTTTGAAGAAGTTTTTTCAG GCCATTGTGTCCGAGGAAGATGGTATGGATTCCATTGCACATAGGTTCCTTTCTGCTGCTGTAAAG CTTGACCGAAAACCCTCCAAATGTGTTGTGTTTGAGGATGATCCCAGAGGAATAACTGCAGCTCACAATTGTACGATGATGGCTGTGGCTTTGATTGGTGCTCACCCAGC GTATGATCTGGGGCAGGCGGATTTGGCGGTTGCAAGCTTCAATGAGCTTTCTGTGATTAATCTACGGAGATTGTTTGCTCACATAGGGTCGACTTTCATGGATTTGCAGAAACAGGTGATAGACAAAGCTCCTTCGAAGAGAAAGCTTCATATTGACACCATCTTTTGA
- the LOC140965928 gene encoding 5-amino-6-(5-phospho-D-ribitylamino)uracil phosphatase, chloroplastic-like isoform X3 produces the protein MRLNRSNSEHGNSNMFARNVFGPNENGSLNGFSSLPKKNFMEEVIGAEYGEGFETFRPEGPLKVDVDFLNDRMQEGFLQRIRYAMKPDEAYGLIFSWDNVVANTRALKLDAWEKLASEEGKEIPRDDSVQRVLHYAGADHVLRKVWESLVLLWGMAEADLDRLKLRLSELYCHKLVELSEPIEGLKEWLDAIATSRIPCAVVSSLDRKNMVEALERMGLKKFFQAIVSEEDGMDSIAHRFLSAAVKLDRKPSKCVVFEDDPRGITAAHNCTMMAVALIGAHPAYDLGQADLAVASFNELSVINLRRLFAHIGSTFMDLQKQVIDKAPSKRKLHIDTIF, from the exons ATG AGATTGAACCGCTCAAACTCAGAGCATGGAAATAGTAATATGTTTGCAAGAAACGTTTTTGGGCCGAATGAAAATGGGTCGCTCAATGGTTTTTCGAGCCTgcccaaaaaaaatttcatggaaGAG GTCATTGGAGCTGAATATGGGGAAGGCTTTGAAACATTTAGACCTGAAGGGCCACTTAAAGTCGACGTG GATTTTTTGAATGATAGAATGCAAGAAGGCTTTCTGCAAAGGATTCGATATGCCATGAAACCTGATGAAGCCTATGGTCTTATATTCTCTTGGGATAATGTTGTG GCAAATACTAGAGCTTTGAAGTTGGATGCCTGGGAAAAACTTGCGTCTGAGGAAG GAAAGGAAATTCCTAGAGATGACAGTGTGCAAAGAGTTTTGCATTATGCAGGTGCTGATCATGTTCTGCGCAAGGTTTGGGAATCCCTG GTTTTGCTTTGGGGCATGGCTGAGGCTGATTTGGATAGACTGAAGTTGAGACTCTCGGAGTTGTACTGTCACAAGCTTGTGGAA CTCTCAGAACCAATAGAAGGGCTAAAAGAGTGGTTAGATGCTATAGCTACATCTCGCATTCCATGTGCTGTTGTATCAAGTCTTGATCGCAAAAACATGGTTGAGGCTCTAGAGCGAATGGGTTTGAAGAAGTTTTTTCAG GCCATTGTGTCCGAGGAAGATGGTATGGATTCCATTGCACATAGGTTCCTTTCTGCTGCTGTAAAG CTTGACCGAAAACCCTCCAAATGTGTTGTGTTTGAGGATGATCCCAGAGGAATAACTGCAGCTCACAATTGTACGATGATGGCTGTGGCTTTGATTGGTGCTCACCCAGC GTATGATCTGGGGCAGGCGGATTTGGCGGTTGCAAGCTTCAATGAGCTTTCTGTGATTAATCTACGGAGATTGTTTGCTCACATAGGGTCGACTTTCATGGATTTGCAGAAACAGGTGATAGACAAAGCTCCTTCGAAGAGAAAGCTTCATATTGACACCATCTTTTGA
- the LOC140965928 gene encoding 5-amino-6-(5-phospho-D-ribitylamino)uracil phosphatase, chloroplastic-like isoform X2, producing the protein MENTLSFARSPLPPLSPTLFQPRLPATLRLLRLNRSNSEHGNSNMFARNVFGPNENGSLNGFSSLPKKNFMEEVIGAEYGEGFETFRPEGPLKVDVDFLNDRMQEGFLQRIRYAMKPDEAYGLIFSWDNVVANTRALKLDAWEKLASEEGKEIPRDDSVQRVLHYAGADHVLRKVLLWGMAEADLDRLKLRLSELYCHKLVELSEPIEGLKEWLDAIATSRIPCAVVSSLDRKNMVEALERMGLKKFFQAIVSEEDGMDSIAHRFLSAAVKLDRKPSKCVVFEDDPRGITAAHNCTMMAVALIGAHPAYDLGQADLAVASFNELSVINLRRLFAHIGSTFMDLQKQVIDKAPSKRKLHIDTIF; encoded by the exons ATGGAGAATACTCTGAGCTTTGCACGTTCCCCTCTCCCTCCTCTCTCTCCGACGCTGTTTCAACCTCGTTTACCAGCTACACTCAGATTACTG AGATTGAACCGCTCAAACTCAGAGCATGGAAATAGTAATATGTTTGCAAGAAACGTTTTTGGGCCGAATGAAAATGGGTCGCTCAATGGTTTTTCGAGCCTgcccaaaaaaaatttcatggaaGAG GTCATTGGAGCTGAATATGGGGAAGGCTTTGAAACATTTAGACCTGAAGGGCCACTTAAAGTCGACGTG GATTTTTTGAATGATAGAATGCAAGAAGGCTTTCTGCAAAGGATTCGATATGCCATGAAACCTGATGAAGCCTATGGTCTTATATTCTCTTGGGATAATGTTGTG GCAAATACTAGAGCTTTGAAGTTGGATGCCTGGGAAAAACTTGCGTCTGAGGAAG GAAAGGAAATTCCTAGAGATGACAGTGTGCAAAGAGTTTTGCATTATGCAGGTGCTGATCATGTTCTGCGCAAG GTTTTGCTTTGGGGCATGGCTGAGGCTGATTTGGATAGACTGAAGTTGAGACTCTCGGAGTTGTACTGTCACAAGCTTGTGGAA CTCTCAGAACCAATAGAAGGGCTAAAAGAGTGGTTAGATGCTATAGCTACATCTCGCATTCCATGTGCTGTTGTATCAAGTCTTGATCGCAAAAACATGGTTGAGGCTCTAGAGCGAATGGGTTTGAAGAAGTTTTTTCAG GCCATTGTGTCCGAGGAAGATGGTATGGATTCCATTGCACATAGGTTCCTTTCTGCTGCTGTAAAG CTTGACCGAAAACCCTCCAAATGTGTTGTGTTTGAGGATGATCCCAGAGGAATAACTGCAGCTCACAATTGTACGATGATGGCTGTGGCTTTGATTGGTGCTCACCCAGC GTATGATCTGGGGCAGGCGGATTTGGCGGTTGCAAGCTTCAATGAGCTTTCTGTGATTAATCTACGGAGATTGTTTGCTCACATAGGGTCGACTTTCATGGATTTGCAGAAACAGGTGATAGACAAAGCTCCTTCGAAGAGAAAGCTTCATATTGACACCATCTTTTGA
- the LOC140965928 gene encoding 5-amino-6-(5-phospho-D-ribitylamino)uracil phosphatase, chloroplastic-like isoform X1 — protein sequence MENTLSFARSPLPPLSPTLFQPRLPATLRLLRLNRSNSEHGNSNMFARNVFGPNENGSLNGFSSLPKKNFMEEVIGAEYGEGFETFRPEGPLKVDVDFLNDRMQEGFLQRIRYAMKPDEAYGLIFSWDNVVANTRALKLDAWEKLASEEGKEIPRDDSVQRVLHYAGADHVLRKVWESLVLLWGMAEADLDRLKLRLSELYCHKLVELSEPIEGLKEWLDAIATSRIPCAVVSSLDRKNMVEALERMGLKKFFQAIVSEEDGMDSIAHRFLSAAVKLDRKPSKCVVFEDDPRGITAAHNCTMMAVALIGAHPAYDLGQADLAVASFNELSVINLRRLFAHIGSTFMDLQKQVIDKAPSKRKLHIDTIF from the exons ATGGAGAATACTCTGAGCTTTGCACGTTCCCCTCTCCCTCCTCTCTCTCCGACGCTGTTTCAACCTCGTTTACCAGCTACACTCAGATTACTG AGATTGAACCGCTCAAACTCAGAGCATGGAAATAGTAATATGTTTGCAAGAAACGTTTTTGGGCCGAATGAAAATGGGTCGCTCAATGGTTTTTCGAGCCTgcccaaaaaaaatttcatggaaGAG GTCATTGGAGCTGAATATGGGGAAGGCTTTGAAACATTTAGACCTGAAGGGCCACTTAAAGTCGACGTG GATTTTTTGAATGATAGAATGCAAGAAGGCTTTCTGCAAAGGATTCGATATGCCATGAAACCTGATGAAGCCTATGGTCTTATATTCTCTTGGGATAATGTTGTG GCAAATACTAGAGCTTTGAAGTTGGATGCCTGGGAAAAACTTGCGTCTGAGGAAG GAAAGGAAATTCCTAGAGATGACAGTGTGCAAAGAGTTTTGCATTATGCAGGTGCTGATCATGTTCTGCGCAAGGTTTGGGAATCCCTG GTTTTGCTTTGGGGCATGGCTGAGGCTGATTTGGATAGACTGAAGTTGAGACTCTCGGAGTTGTACTGTCACAAGCTTGTGGAA CTCTCAGAACCAATAGAAGGGCTAAAAGAGTGGTTAGATGCTATAGCTACATCTCGCATTCCATGTGCTGTTGTATCAAGTCTTGATCGCAAAAACATGGTTGAGGCTCTAGAGCGAATGGGTTTGAAGAAGTTTTTTCAG GCCATTGTGTCCGAGGAAGATGGTATGGATTCCATTGCACATAGGTTCCTTTCTGCTGCTGTAAAG CTTGACCGAAAACCCTCCAAATGTGTTGTGTTTGAGGATGATCCCAGAGGAATAACTGCAGCTCACAATTGTACGATGATGGCTGTGGCTTTGATTGGTGCTCACCCAGC GTATGATCTGGGGCAGGCGGATTTGGCGGTTGCAAGCTTCAATGAGCTTTCTGTGATTAATCTACGGAGATTGTTTGCTCACATAGGGTCGACTTTCATGGATTTGCAGAAACAGGTGATAGACAAAGCTCCTTCGAAGAGAAAGCTTCATATTGACACCATCTTTTGA
- the LOC140965928 gene encoding 5-amino-6-(5-phospho-D-ribitylamino)uracil phosphatase, chloroplastic-like isoform X4 gives MENTLSFARSPLPPLSPTLFQPRLPATLRLLRLNRSNSEHGNSNMFARNVFGPNENGSLNGFSSLPKKNFMEEVIGAEYGEGFETFRPEGPLKVDVANTRALKLDAWEKLASEEGKEIPRDDSVQRVLHYAGADHVLRKVWESLVLLWGMAEADLDRLKLRLSELYCHKLVELSEPIEGLKEWLDAIATSRIPCAVVSSLDRKNMVEALERMGLKKFFQAIVSEEDGMDSIAHRFLSAAVKLDRKPSKCVVFEDDPRGITAAHNCTMMAVALIGAHPAYDLGQADLAVASFNELSVINLRRLFAHIGSTFMDLQKQVIDKAPSKRKLHIDTIF, from the exons ATGGAGAATACTCTGAGCTTTGCACGTTCCCCTCTCCCTCCTCTCTCTCCGACGCTGTTTCAACCTCGTTTACCAGCTACACTCAGATTACTG AGATTGAACCGCTCAAACTCAGAGCATGGAAATAGTAATATGTTTGCAAGAAACGTTTTTGGGCCGAATGAAAATGGGTCGCTCAATGGTTTTTCGAGCCTgcccaaaaaaaatttcatggaaGAG GTCATTGGAGCTGAATATGGGGAAGGCTTTGAAACATTTAGACCTGAAGGGCCACTTAAAGTCGACGTG GCAAATACTAGAGCTTTGAAGTTGGATGCCTGGGAAAAACTTGCGTCTGAGGAAG GAAAGGAAATTCCTAGAGATGACAGTGTGCAAAGAGTTTTGCATTATGCAGGTGCTGATCATGTTCTGCGCAAGGTTTGGGAATCCCTG GTTTTGCTTTGGGGCATGGCTGAGGCTGATTTGGATAGACTGAAGTTGAGACTCTCGGAGTTGTACTGTCACAAGCTTGTGGAA CTCTCAGAACCAATAGAAGGGCTAAAAGAGTGGTTAGATGCTATAGCTACATCTCGCATTCCATGTGCTGTTGTATCAAGTCTTGATCGCAAAAACATGGTTGAGGCTCTAGAGCGAATGGGTTTGAAGAAGTTTTTTCAG GCCATTGTGTCCGAGGAAGATGGTATGGATTCCATTGCACATAGGTTCCTTTCTGCTGCTGTAAAG CTTGACCGAAAACCCTCCAAATGTGTTGTGTTTGAGGATGATCCCAGAGGAATAACTGCAGCTCACAATTGTACGATGATGGCTGTGGCTTTGATTGGTGCTCACCCAGC GTATGATCTGGGGCAGGCGGATTTGGCGGTTGCAAGCTTCAATGAGCTTTCTGTGATTAATCTACGGAGATTGTTTGCTCACATAGGGTCGACTTTCATGGATTTGCAGAAACAGGTGATAGACAAAGCTCCTTCGAAGAGAAAGCTTCATATTGACACCATCTTTTGA